The Desulfofundulus salinus genome includes the window TGCTATGTTCAGGATTAGGATTAAAAAAGGAGCATTGCCTAAAGGCGGTGGAAAACTATGTTGCCTGCAATCCTGCAGCACGGTAAAGGATATCACGAAATGGGGCCCATAAGACCCCCCAGCGAGGGCAAAGACCGCTCGCTGCTCATTCGCGTCACCAGAAACTGTCCCTGGAACCGCTGTGAGTTCTGCCGTACCTACAAGAACAAAACTTACAGCCTGCGGGGCGTTGAAGAGATCAAAGCCGACATCGATACGGTTAAAGCGCTGGCTGAGGAAATCAAGGCTGCTTCCTGGCGGCTTGGTTTCCGGGGCGCCATCAGGCAGGAAGTGGTGACCACCTTCATCAACGAAAACCCCGCCCTCTACAGCAGGGCTTACAACGATCCCGAAGCTGTGGAGCGGCGGTTGGAGAGCCTGGCCAATGTTATCCACTGGCTTTCCTCCGGGGCCAGGACTGTCTTTCTCCAGGACGCCAACGCACCGCAAATCAGGACAGCCGACCTGGTGGAAATCCTGCGCTACTTAAAGGAAACTTTCCCCACCATTGAGCGCATAACCTCTTACGCCAGATCCAAGACCATTGCTCGAAAGCCGCTGGAAGACCTGAAGCGGTTGCGTGAGGCCGGTCTTTCCCGGTTACATATCGGTCTTGAATCCGGGTGTGATGAGGTGCTGGCCTGTATCCAAAAGGGAACCACGGCGGACGAACATATCCTTGCCGGCAAAAAAACAAAGGAAGCCGGCATCGAGTTAAGCGAATATTACATGCCCGGCCTGGGTGGAAAGAAGTGGTCAAAAAAACATGCCCTTGAATCGGCCCGGGTTTTAAATGAGATTGACCCGGATTTCATCCGCTTAAGAACCCTTGTTCCCCGCCGGGGTACCCCCCTTTATGACAGGATGCTGGCCGGGGAATTTGAACCGCTCACGGAAGATGAAGTGGTGGAAGAAATTGCCCTGTTCGTGGAGCACCTGGACTGCCATGCCTACCTGGCCAGCGACCAGATGTGCAACCTCTTATGGGAAGTAGAAGGACAGTTGCCCGGCGATAAACCGGCCATTTTACAAACCATTTATGATTACCTGCAAAAGCCCCTTCATGAAAGGCTCAAGATCCAGCTGGAACGCCGCCTGTCCTCTTACCTGTTCATTGCCGGCCATTTGAACCGGGACCTGGCTGCCGATGTGGAGGCGGCGTGGGACGCCGTCAACCGGGGAA containing:
- a CDS encoding radical SAM protein; protein product: MLPAILQHGKGYHEMGPIRPPSEGKDRSLLIRVTRNCPWNRCEFCRTYKNKTYSLRGVEEIKADIDTVKALAEEIKAASWRLGFRGAIRQEVVTTFINENPALYSRAYNDPEAVERRLESLANVIHWLSSGARTVFLQDANAPQIRTADLVEILRYLKETFPTIERITSYARSKTIARKPLEDLKRLREAGLSRLHIGLESGCDEVLACIQKGTTADEHILAGKKTKEAGIELSEYYMPGLGGKKWSKKHALESARVLNEIDPDFIRLRTLVPRRGTPLYDRMLAGEFEPLTEDEVVEEIALFVEHLDCHAYLASDQMCNLLWEVEGQLPGDKPAILQTIYDYLQKPLHERLKIQLERRLSSYLFIAGHLNRDLAADVEAAWDAVNRGSPDAPGKVQEVLDAVKPAFI